One Herbaspirillum rubrisubalbicans genomic window carries:
- a CDS encoding ABC transporter ATP-binding protein: MAFIELNDIVKVFKDRKRGTDMLAIDHVSLALEKKEFLCLLGPSGCGKSTLLNMIAGFEFPTSGEVRVAGRAITGPGADRGMVFQQANLMPWLPVWDNVAFSLKLQGKSAAQRRAAAQPFIETVKLKGFENHYPSELSGGMAQRVGIARALLQNPSVILMDEPFAALDAQTKMEMQEELVALWQRYEGTIVFVTHSVDEALILATKVAVMTHRPGHMRELIDIDLARPRDTTTPEFNQYKRHVLSLIREESALAHADAALLAA, from the coding sequence ATGGCATTCATCGAATTGAACGATATCGTCAAGGTCTTCAAGGACCGCAAGCGCGGCACCGACATGCTGGCCATCGACCACGTCAGCCTGGCGCTGGAGAAGAAGGAATTCCTCTGCCTGCTCGGCCCCTCGGGCTGCGGCAAGTCGACGCTGCTTAACATGATCGCCGGTTTTGAATTCCCCACCAGCGGTGAAGTGAGGGTGGCCGGGCGGGCCATCACCGGGCCGGGTGCGGATCGCGGCATGGTGTTTCAGCAGGCCAACCTGATGCCCTGGCTGCCGGTCTGGGACAACGTGGCCTTCTCGCTCAAGCTGCAGGGCAAGAGCGCGGCCCAGCGGCGCGCGGCAGCGCAACCCTTCATCGAAACGGTCAAGCTCAAGGGCTTCGAGAACCACTATCCCAGCGAACTCTCGGGTGGCATGGCACAGCGGGTCGGCATTGCCCGCGCGCTGTTGCAGAATCCCTCGGTGATCCTGATGGACGAGCCCTTTGCCGCGCTGGATGCGCAGACCAAGATGGAGATGCAGGAAGAACTGGTCGCACTGTGGCAGCGCTACGAGGGCACTATCGTCTTCGTCACCCACAGCGTGGATGAAGCCTTGATCCTGGCCACCAAGGTGGCGGTGATGACGCATCGCCCGGGGCACATGCGCGAGCTGATCGACATCGACCTGGCGCGTCCGCGCGATACCACCACACCCGAATTCAACCAGTACAAGCGCCACGTGCTGAGCCTGATCCGCGAGGAATCGGCGCTGGCCCATGCCGACGCTGCCCTCCTGGCCGCCTGA